In the Acidobacteriota bacterium genome, CCACAGCGTTGTAGGCGGCCTTCATGGGCAAAAAATCTGACTGACTGACTGACTGACTGACTGACTGACTGAGCAACCCTCATGCCGTCTTCTCCAGTGGCGCCATCGCCTGAATTGCCGCTTCATACCCATCCGCGAAGCCCTCGCGCTTGGCGGTGGTGACGCGGTTCCCGATGTCTGCCTTCCCGTACTGCCGCCCGAGCAAGAACGCTTGCATCGGCGTCAACGTTGCGACGCGCTGACGGATGCGGTCGCTGCTGATCGCCCGCCGGCGGATGCCGCTCGAGGTGCCACCTTTGCGCCCAGCGAGGACGCGCACCTGGCGCGGCCGCACATCGGCCGAGCACTGCCGGCTGCAGAACCGGCGCGTCGGCCGCTCCGGCCGGAAGAACTGCCGGCAGGCTGGATTCGCGCACCGCTTATGCGCACGCCTGGTCGCCGGCCCGCGGTTGACCCCTCGAATCACCGCCGCCTCCGCGCCTTCGGCATCGGGCAGCAGCTGCAGCGCGTGCGCGTCTTGTCAATCCAGTGGCACGGCCGTCCGGTGAACACGCTCGGCAGGCACGCGTCGGTCTCGGTACAGCCGCATTCAACGCAGACGCCTTTCGGGAACACCGGCCGATCGACGGCGGCCAGCAGCTTGTCGCCCGGCACGCGCGGGTCGGCCATGAACAGCACGGCCGTGACCGCGCTCGGCATCGACGCCCAGAAGCGCCAGTTCGTGGCGAGCCCGGGCAACGTCGCCCGGGCCGCCTTGTTGGCCGACAGCGCACGCCGCAAGCGACGCGTGCTGGCTTTCACTTCTTCGCGCCTTTCGCCTTCTTGGCCGTCGCCGGCGCCGCCTTCTTCGGTTCCGGCTTGGGCGAGTGCTGATCGCGAACAGCCTCGAGCTTCTCGATGTCGAGTCCGAGCGGCTTGGCGACCGACTTGACGTAGCCCTCGAACGTCGGCCCGTTGTAGTCGTAGTAGCCGTCCACCTCGGTGACGAGAAACGCCGCGAAGGGCTTCTTGGTCCAGTCGACGCCGGCCTTCTTACACGCCGGCACGCTGATCATGAGGTCACTGTTCTCGAGGTGCTTCGCCTGAGCCGCAGTGATGGAGGTGGCACCCTTGACCTGGCGAATCGCCTCGGCATAGACGTGCGGCGCCAGTTTGTCCCAGGCCGCCCTCAGGGCCTTGCGTTCGCGCTCTTTCTTTTCCCAGGAGCTCTCTTCCTTCTTTGCGGCCTTCTTGTCACTCTTGTCGGCCTTCTTCGTCTCACCCTTGGCGCGCAGCTTCGCGCTGCGCTCACGGGCAGCGACCTGTTCCGGCCAATGCGTCTTGCACTTGTCTTTGTTGATGCAGACCTGCAGCGTCGTCCCCTGGCCCGGGCCAGCCACAAAGACGCCGAGCACGCTGAACTCACAGGTCTCCGACTTCTCCTTGCCGTCGGCACGTTCCCAGGCCTGCTCGCCGTAGGTGCGATCGGTGTCGTCCTTGGCATCGTCGCTGACGCGATACTCGCGGGTGATCGAGATCACCTTGCGACCGCGGCCAGGTGTGGCCTCTGCAGCCCGCACCTGCTCGGCAACCGCTTCGAACTCCAGCGGCGCCGTCTTCGCCATGTGCTCGACGTCGAAGCGGACGTGGTGAGCAATCCAGGACTCGAGCTCCTTGACCGTTACCGGCTTGAGACCACGATAGAGGTTCTTCTCGGTCGGCTCGTGGTCTTCGTCGTCGTCAAACTCGAGCTGGTTGTGCTCGGTTTGCCAGAGCCCCTCGCGGCCGGTGCGAGAGTCCTGAGTCCAGTCGACCGCGCGTTCCTGGTCCTCCACCTTCAGCTTCGCCAGCAGCTCCGCGTGGCCGACCAGGATGCGGTCGGCGTCGAGGAGCTTCTTCAGGATCGGGATGAGGTCGAGCAGCTTCATCCGGTCCCACACGTACTTCTCGCTGCGACCGATGCGGTCGGCGATGTAAGCCGCGGAGTACTTCGACTTGTTCGACTCGATGAGGGCCTTGAAGCCGCCCGCCTCCTCAAGCGGCGTCAGCTCCTGCTTCTGGATGGAGGTCAGCAGCATCATCTCGATGGCGTCGCTGTCCGACAGGTCGTCGCGGACGATCGCGGGCAGCTCGGTGATGTTGCCGGCCGACGTCGACGCCCGATAGCGCCGCTCGCCGTCGATGATCTCGAACTTCTTACCCTTGGTCCGCAACACCAGGGGCACGATGACCTCGCCCCGCTTCTGAATGTTGGCGGACAGTTCGGCCAGTGACTCCGCTGTGAACTTCTTGCGCGGGTTCATCGGCGAGGGGAACAGCAGCTCAATCGGGACCATGCGCCCGACGAACTGCCCGGTGGTGGTGTCTGTCGCTGTCGTTGTCATGTCGCTGTCGCTACCTCTCTATGGGTGTGTGAAGTGCCTAGTTGACGCGGCCCTCGGCCGAGCCGGGGATCGTCTTCAGCACCGGCTGCGAGTCTTCGAGGCCGTTCTTGTGGCGGTCGATGCGGTCGAGCATCAGCGAGACCGCGTTCTGGGCGTTGTCGCGCTCGCTCTTGGCTTCGGCGGCTTTGCCCTTGGCCTGCTCCCACTTCCGATCGGCGTGCTGAAACACGTGGTTCAGCTCGAGCAGGTGCTCGACGGCCTTC is a window encoding:
- a CDS encoding ParB/RepB/Spo0J family partition protein encodes the protein MTTTATDTTTGQFVGRMVPIELLFPSPMNPRKKFTAESLAELSANIQKRGEVIVPLVLRTKGKKFEIIDGERRYRASTSAGNITELPAIVRDDLSDSDAIEMMLLTSIQKQELTPLEEAGGFKALIESNKSKYSAAYIADRIGRSEKYVWDRMKLLDLIPILKKLLDADRILVGHAELLAKLKVEDQERAVDWTQDSRTGREGLWQTEHNQLEFDDDEDHEPTEKNLYRGLKPVTVKELESWIAHHVRFDVEHMAKTAPLEFEAVAEQVRAAEATPGRGRKVISITREYRVSDDAKDDTDRTYGEQAWERADGKEKSETCEFSVLGVFVAGPGQGTTLQVCINKDKCKTHWPEQVAARERSAKLRAKGETKKADKSDKKAAKKEESSWEKKERERKALRAAWDKLAPHVYAEAIRQVKGATSITAAQAKHLENSDLMISVPACKKAGVDWTKKPFAAFLVTEVDGYYDYNGPTFEGYVKSVAKPLGLDIEKLEAVRDQHSPKPEPKKAAPATAKKAKGAKK